In a genomic window of Candidatus Acidiferrales bacterium:
- a CDS encoding ammonium transporter — protein MKNYYLLLATMFVLFFSQSVSAQSGNVRIAQTNASQTIQQVPASQINPADAVSSGDTAWMLVSTALVMLMTPGLALFYGGMVRRKNVLGTIMQSFVAIGIITVQWILFGYSLAFGPDVGHVIGSLKWLGLNGVGLTPDPDYAPTIPHQTYMMFQMMFAVITPALITGAFAERFKFKTYIVFLLLWATLVYDPLAHWVWGMGGWIKNLGGLDFAGGLVVHVSSGVSALAAAIIIGKRRAYGQEPMPPHNMTMTLLGAALLWFGWFGFNAGSAVASGALATSAFVATHVAAASAALSWMFSEWVTRGKPTVLGAASGAVAGLVAITPASGFVSPLAALVIGMIGGIVCFCGIRLKDKFRYDDSLDTVGVHGIGGSWGAIATGLFATKLINPAGGDGLFYGNLSLLGVQLLCVIVAVAYAFAVSWVILKILDKTMGLRVFGDDEIEGLDLSQHGESGYVFEEL, from the coding sequence ATGAAGAATTATTATCTCCTCTTGGCAACAATGTTTGTTTTGTTTTTTTCCCAATCCGTTTCTGCTCAATCGGGCAATGTTCGTATCGCTCAAACTAACGCATCGCAAACAATTCAGCAAGTACCGGCATCACAGATCAACCCGGCTGACGCGGTGAGTTCAGGCGACACCGCATGGATGCTCGTGTCAACAGCTTTGGTAATGTTAATGACCCCCGGGCTTGCGTTATTCTATGGAGGAATGGTAAGGCGCAAAAATGTTTTAGGAACAATCATGCAGAGTTTCGTTGCTATCGGTATCATCACCGTGCAGTGGATACTCTTCGGCTATTCACTTGCCTTTGGACCAGACGTCGGACATGTGATTGGAAGTCTAAAATGGCTTGGACTCAATGGAGTCGGGCTTACACCTGACCCTGATTATGCTCCGACAATTCCACACCAGACATACATGATGTTCCAGATGATGTTTGCGGTGATTACTCCGGCATTGATTACCGGAGCATTTGCAGAACGCTTCAAGTTCAAGACATACATCGTATTTCTGCTTTTGTGGGCGACCCTTGTGTATGATCCGCTTGCACACTGGGTTTGGGGAATGGGCGGTTGGATAAAGAATCTCGGGGGGTTGGATTTTGCAGGGGGGCTGGTCGTTCACGTGAGTTCCGGCGTCTCTGCTCTCGCTGCAGCAATCATCATAGGAAAAAGGCGAGCCTATGGACAGGAACCGATGCCTCCACACAACATGACGATGACTTTGTTGGGGGCGGCGCTTCTGTGGTTCGGATGGTTTGGCTTTAACGCGGGAAGTGCGGTTGCCTCTGGTGCTCTCGCGACGTCTGCGTTTGTAGCCACTCATGTTGCTGCCGCCTCGGCCGCACTATCATGGATGTTCTCCGAGTGGGTCACGCGGGGAAAGCCCACAGTCCTCGGTGCAGCATCGGGTGCCGTCGCGGGTTTGGTTGCGATAACTCCAGCCTCTGGTTTTGTGAGTCCGCTTGCGGCCCTTGTGATAGGGATGATCGGTGGGATAGTCTGCTTTTGCGGCATAAGATTGAAAGATAAATTTAGATATGATGACTCGCTGGATACCGTCGGCGTGCATGGCATAGGGGGTTCCTGGGGTGCAATTGCTACGGGGCTGTTCGCTACGAAGCTCATCAATCCGGCTGGAGGCGACGGTCTGTTCTATGGCAACCTTTCGTTATTGGGAGTTCAGCTCTTGTGTGTCATTGTCGCGGTCGCCTATGCTTTTGCGGTATCGTGGGTTATTCTGAAGATCCTCGACAAAACGATGGGGCTGCGTGTTTTCGGTGACGATGAAATCGAAGGACTCGATCTCTCTCAACATGGTGAAAGTGGTTACGTTTTTGAGGAATTGTAA
- a CDS encoding 2-hydroxyacid dehydrogenase: MRLLVAQKVNEQMRDLILRKIGGGLEVDFLFGASEKDRVGLLTQADLVLAMNLRRDIHDDELRYLGRTRLIQITLAGSDAISFDKLDPRIMVCSNSGAYSKPIAEHAIGMMLALARSFLPLHLGLGRGVFDQKTAHKMLNGSTLGIIGFGGIGRRTAQIARAFGMKIFAINRSGTTNEKIDFVGTLSDLNFVLRKSDFILLSIALNKKTKNLIGKTELEMMKPDAILVNVARGDLIDEQSLYHHLKSRSQFKAAIEAWWIEPFNYPKFEVHFPFFDLNNFLGSPHNSYLIPEIHLTALDMALDNILRFMRGDAPWNLQKREDYL, encoded by the coding sequence ATGAGATTACTTGTAGCGCAAAAAGTTAATGAACAGATGAGAGACCTCATCCTGAGGAAAATTGGGGGCGGTCTTGAGGTCGACTTTCTATTTGGCGCCAGCGAAAAAGACCGTGTCGGACTATTGACACAGGCGGATCTGGTCCTGGCCATGAACCTCAGGCGAGATATCCATGATGATGAACTTCGATACTTGGGGAGGACGAGGCTTATTCAGATTACCCTTGCGGGTTCAGATGCAATCTCATTCGACAAGCTGGATCCCCGCATCATGGTCTGCAGCAACTCGGGAGCATACAGCAAACCTATTGCAGAACATGCGATAGGAATGATGCTAGCGTTGGCACGCAGCTTTCTGCCATTGCATCTCGGATTGGGCAGGGGTGTCTTCGATCAGAAGACAGCCCATAAGATGTTAAACGGATCGACGCTCGGAATAATCGGGTTCGGCGGAATAGGGAGGAGGACCGCGCAAATTGCGCGCGCCTTCGGCATGAAAATATTTGCCATAAACAGAAGCGGCACGACAAATGAAAAAATAGATTTTGTCGGAACACTTTCAGATCTGAATTTCGTCCTGCGCAAGTCGGACTTCATTTTGCTTTCGATCGCGCTGAATAAGAAGACCAAGAACCTTATCGGCAAGACCGAACTCGAGATGATGAAACCGGATGCAATTCTTGTTAATGTCGCACGAGGCGACCTGATAGACGAACAGAGTCTGTACCATCATCTAAAATCGCGCTCTCAATTCAAGGCGGCGATCGAAGCATGGTGGATCGAGCCCTTCAACTATCCTAAATTTGAGGTGCACTTCCCTTTTTTCGATCTGAATAATTTCCTCGGATCACCTCACAATTCATATTTGATCCCGGAAATTCATCTGACGGCGCTGGATATGGCTCTCGATAATATCCTGCGGTTCATGCGCGGTGATGCACCGTGGAACCTGCAAAAGCGCGAAGACTATTTATGA
- the arfB gene encoding alternative ribosome rescue aminoacyl-tRNA hydrolase ArfB, giving the protein MNPGFIKVSSQLVIPFSEISFRSSRSGGPGGQNVNKVESRVELIFNVNDSQSLSDEQRSKILVSLKNKIDLKGILHLTSQKSRSQWENKETIIAEFVRVIRAAINPVKKRIRTRPSNAVKEKRLREKRMISEKKRIRKTFDSE; this is encoded by the coding sequence ATGAATCCTGGTTTTATTAAGGTATCGTCGCAACTGGTGATTCCATTTTCCGAAATAAGTTTCCGAAGTTCACGGAGCGGAGGACCCGGCGGGCAAAATGTGAACAAAGTGGAATCCCGCGTTGAACTGATTTTCAATGTGAACGATTCACAATCGCTTTCAGACGAACAGCGTTCGAAAATCTTGGTCTCGCTGAAAAACAAAATAGATTTGAAAGGGATTTTGCATCTGACTTCCCAGAAATCGAGAAGCCAATGGGAAAATAAAGAGACAATTATTGCGGAGTTTGTCAGAGTAATAAGAGCGGCAATCAATCCTGTCAAAAAAAGAATCCGCACGCGGCCATCGAATGCCGTAAAAGAGAAACGTCTGAGGGAAAAGAGAATGATTTCCGAAAAGAAAAGGATAAGAAAGACCTTCGATTCAGAATGA